A DNA window from Hoplias malabaricus isolate fHopMal1 chromosome 5, fHopMal1.hap1, whole genome shotgun sequence contains the following coding sequences:
- the dvl1a gene encoding segment polarity protein dishevelled homolog DVL-1 isoform X1 → MAETKIIYHIDEEETPYLVKLSVSPEKVTLADFKNVLSNRPINSYKFFFKSMDQDFGVVKEEISDDNAKLPCFNGRVVSWLVLTESTHSDGGSQCPESHAELPPPLERTGGIGDSRPPSFHANAVSSRDGLDTETGTESLLSQRRERERARRARDSKFPRVNGHSKAERITRDSAMGYDSTSMMSSELESSSFIDSEEDEDASRLSSSTGQSSSSQLMRRHKRRRRRQKVAKMDRSSSFSSITDSTMSLNIITVTLNMEKYNFLGISIVGQSNDRGDGGIYIGSIMKGGAVAADGRIEPGDMLLQVNDVNFENMSNDDAVRILREIVSKPGPISLTVAKCWDPSPRSYFTIPRAEPVRPIDPAAWISHTTALTGTFPHYECEDLPLSATKTDMATLVKVMQLPDSGLEIRDRMWLKITIANAVIGADVVDWLYSRVEGFKDRRDARKYASSLLKHGYLRHTVNKITFSEQCYYTFGDLCQNMASLNLNEGSSGGGSEQDTLAPLPPAGTNPWPLGGQPYPYPGYPNPPSSFPPGYSDPCHSFHSGSAGSQQSEGSRSSGSNPSAGKGRRPSPREKDHKSTCCESELGNWAGHQGPRAPSHLSHHSHTHSCSSHGHALSHRSHAQSQHSQASFSYSHSPFVQPLHVSCAHSERSHASSYGPPGLPPPYCLARMAPKAPASQSGPPGAPPVRDLGNVPPELTASRQSFQHAMGNPCEFFVDIM, encoded by the exons AGTTGTTAAAGAGGAGATATCTGACGACAATGCCAAGCTACCATGCTTCAACGGGAGGGTGGTGTCCTGG CTGGTGCTCACTGAAAGCACACACTCAGACGGCGGATCTCAGTGCCCGGAGAGCCACGCTGAGCTGCCACCCCCACTGGAGAGAACAGGGGGCATAGGAGACTCCAGACCCCCCTCCTTTCA TGCCAATGCGGTGAGCAGCCGGGATGGTCTGGATACAGAAACAGGAACAGAGTCTCTCCTGAGCCAacgcagagagagggagagggccCGCAGGGCACGGGACAGTAAGT TTCCCCGGGTAAATGGACACTCAAAGGCTGAGAGAATTACTCGAGACTCTGCCATGGGGTATGACAGCACCTCCATGATGAGCAGTGAGCTGGAGTCCAGCTCATTCATTGACAGTGAGGAAGATGAGGATGCCAGCAG ACTCAGCAGCTCTACAGGGCAGAGCTCTTCTTCTCAGCTCATGCGCAGGCATAAAAGAAGGCGACGGAGACAGAAAGTGGCCAAAATGGACAGG TCGTCCTCCTTCAGCAGCATAACAGACTCCACTATGAGTCTCAACATTATCACAGTCACTCTCAATATGG AGAAGTATAACTTCCTGGGCATTAGCATCGTGGGACAGAGTAATGACCGGGGAGATGGAGGCATCTATATCGGCTCTATCATGAAAGGAGGAGCTGTGGCAGCCGATGGTCGAATTGAACCTGGAGACATGCTGTTGCAG GTGAATGACGTGAACTTCGAGAACATGAGCAATGACGATGCAGTGAGGATTCTCCGGGAAATTGTGTCTAAACCTGG GCCGATAAGTCTTACTGTGGCTAAGTGTTGGGACCCCTCTCCTCGAAGTTACTTCACAATCCCTAGAG CGGAACCTGTACGACCCATTGACCCTGCTGCTTGGATCTCTCACACTACAGCACTAACTGGAACATTTCCACACTACG AATGTGAAGACTTGCCTCTTTCAGCCACTAAGACAGACATGGCCACCCTTGTGAAAGTGATGCAGTTACCTGACTCAGGTCTGGAGATTAGAGACCGGATGTGGCTTAAGATTACCATAGCCAATGCTGTCATTG GTGCTGATGTGGTAGACTGGCTGTACTCACGAGTAGAGGGCTTTAAAGACCGGCGTGATGCCAGGAAATATGCCAGCAGTTTGCTGAAACATGGCTACCTAAGACACACTGTCAATAAGATCACCTTTTCAGAGCAGTGTTACTACACGTTTGGAGACTTGTGCCAAA ACATGGCATCTCTGAACCTCAATGAAGGGTCTAGTGGTGGTGGCTCTGAACAGGACACATTAGCCCCTCTCCCTCCAGCAGGAACCAACCCCTGGCCCCTTGGAGGCCAGCCGTACCCCTATCCAGGTTACCCCAACCCCCCTTCCAGCTTCCCCCCTGGATATTCTGACCCTTGCCACAGCTTCCACAGTGGCAGTGCTGGCAGCCAGCAGAGTGAAG GCAGCAGAAGTAGTGGCTCCAACCCGAGTGCAGGGAAAGGACGCAGGCCCTCCCCTCGAGAGAAGGACCACAAGTCTACATGCTGCGAATCAGAGCTGGGCAATTGGGCGGGGCATCAGGGGCCGAGAGCTCCCAGCCACCTGAGCCATCACAGCCATACACACTCCTGTTCCAGCCATGGCCATGCACTGTCTCACCGGAGCCATGCCCAGTCCCAGCACAGCCAGGCCTCGTTCTCATACAGCCACTCTCCCTTTGTCCAACCTCTTCACGTGTCCTGTGCCCACAGCGAGAGGAGCCACGCCTCCTCCTACGGACCCCCGGGCCTGCCCCCTCCGTACTGCCTGGCCCGTATGGCCCCCAAGGCCCCGGCGAGCCAGTCTGGCCCCCCTGGAGCACCCCCTGTCCGTGACTTAGGAAACGTACCTCCAGAACTCACCGCCAGCCGCCAGTCTTTTCAACATGCTATGGGCAATCCTTGTGAATTCTTTGTTGACATTATGTGA
- the dvl1a gene encoding segment polarity protein dishevelled homolog DVL-1 isoform X2: protein MAETKIIYHIDEEETPYLVKLSVSPEKVTLADFKNVLSNRPINSYKFFFKSMDQDFGVVKEEISDDNAKLPCFNGRVVSWLVLTESTHSDGGSQCPESHAELPPPLERTGGIGDSRPPSFHANAVSSRDGLDTETGTESLLSQRRERERARRARDSKFPRVNGHSKAERITRDSAMGYDSTSMMSSELESSSFIDSEEDEDASRLSSSTGQSSSSQLMRRHKRRRRRQKVAKMDRSSSFSSITDSTMSLNIITVTLNMEKYNFLGISIVGQSNDRGDGGIYIGSIMKGGAVAADGRIEPGDMLLQVNDVNFENMSNDDAVRILREIVSKPGPISLTVAKCWDPSPRSYFTIPRAEPVRPIDPAAWISHTTALTGTFPHYECEDLPLSATKTDMATLVKVMQLPDSGLEIRDRMWLKITIANAVIGADVVDWLYSRVEGFKDRRDARKYASSLLKHGYLRHTVNKITFSEQCYYTFGDLCQNMASLNLNEGSSGGGSEQDTLAPLPPAGTNPWPLGGQPYPYPGYPNPPSSFPPGYSDPCHSFHSGSAGSQQSEAFKDLKYRKFGLGCIGQQK, encoded by the exons AGTTGTTAAAGAGGAGATATCTGACGACAATGCCAAGCTACCATGCTTCAACGGGAGGGTGGTGTCCTGG CTGGTGCTCACTGAAAGCACACACTCAGACGGCGGATCTCAGTGCCCGGAGAGCCACGCTGAGCTGCCACCCCCACTGGAGAGAACAGGGGGCATAGGAGACTCCAGACCCCCCTCCTTTCA TGCCAATGCGGTGAGCAGCCGGGATGGTCTGGATACAGAAACAGGAACAGAGTCTCTCCTGAGCCAacgcagagagagggagagggccCGCAGGGCACGGGACAGTAAGT TTCCCCGGGTAAATGGACACTCAAAGGCTGAGAGAATTACTCGAGACTCTGCCATGGGGTATGACAGCACCTCCATGATGAGCAGTGAGCTGGAGTCCAGCTCATTCATTGACAGTGAGGAAGATGAGGATGCCAGCAG ACTCAGCAGCTCTACAGGGCAGAGCTCTTCTTCTCAGCTCATGCGCAGGCATAAAAGAAGGCGACGGAGACAGAAAGTGGCCAAAATGGACAGG TCGTCCTCCTTCAGCAGCATAACAGACTCCACTATGAGTCTCAACATTATCACAGTCACTCTCAATATGG AGAAGTATAACTTCCTGGGCATTAGCATCGTGGGACAGAGTAATGACCGGGGAGATGGAGGCATCTATATCGGCTCTATCATGAAAGGAGGAGCTGTGGCAGCCGATGGTCGAATTGAACCTGGAGACATGCTGTTGCAG GTGAATGACGTGAACTTCGAGAACATGAGCAATGACGATGCAGTGAGGATTCTCCGGGAAATTGTGTCTAAACCTGG GCCGATAAGTCTTACTGTGGCTAAGTGTTGGGACCCCTCTCCTCGAAGTTACTTCACAATCCCTAGAG CGGAACCTGTACGACCCATTGACCCTGCTGCTTGGATCTCTCACACTACAGCACTAACTGGAACATTTCCACACTACG AATGTGAAGACTTGCCTCTTTCAGCCACTAAGACAGACATGGCCACCCTTGTGAAAGTGATGCAGTTACCTGACTCAGGTCTGGAGATTAGAGACCGGATGTGGCTTAAGATTACCATAGCCAATGCTGTCATTG GTGCTGATGTGGTAGACTGGCTGTACTCACGAGTAGAGGGCTTTAAAGACCGGCGTGATGCCAGGAAATATGCCAGCAGTTTGCTGAAACATGGCTACCTAAGACACACTGTCAATAAGATCACCTTTTCAGAGCAGTGTTACTACACGTTTGGAGACTTGTGCCAAA ACATGGCATCTCTGAACCTCAATGAAGGGTCTAGTGGTGGTGGCTCTGAACAGGACACATTAGCCCCTCTCCCTCCAGCAGGAACCAACCCCTGGCCCCTTGGAGGCCAGCCGTACCCCTATCCAGGTTACCCCAACCCCCCTTCCAGCTTCCCCCCTGGATATTCTGACCCTTGCCACAGCTTCCACAGTGGCAGTGCTGGCAGCCAGCAGAGTGAAG cATTTAAGGATTTGAAGTACAGAAAATTTGGCCTTGGATGtatagg GCAGCAGAAGTAG